One genomic segment of Sminthopsis crassicaudata isolate SCR6 chromosome 4, ASM4859323v1, whole genome shotgun sequence includes these proteins:
- the HSD17B1 gene encoding 17-beta-hydroxysteroid dehydrogenase type 1, whose product MERKVVLITGCSSGIGLHLALRLAADPSGSFKVYATLRDLGSQGPLWEEARARGCPPGSLETLQLDVTDPSSVAAARDHVTEGRVDILVCNAGRGLLGPLEAHTVEAVGAVLDVNVMGTIRMLQAFLPDMKRRRSGRVLVTGSVGGLMGLPFNAVYCASKFALEGLCESLAVLLLPFGVHISLIECGPVRTAFQDKLEGGPGGVLGSADLETRALFSRYQRHCERLFREAAQDPEDVVEVFIRALRAPCPVLRYFSTERFLPLAGLRLSDPGGSQYVDAMHCSVFSEPEEASSESCAPEGP is encoded by the exons ATGGAAAGAAAGGTAGTTCTCATCACAGGCTGTTCCTCCGGAATTGGTCTGCATCTAGCTCTGCGACTGGCTGCTGATCCTTCAGGCAGCTTCAAAG TGTACGCCACTCTTCGGGACCTCGGGTCTCAAGGTCCTTTGTGGGAGGAAGCAAGAGCTAGAGGCTGCCCTCCAGGCTCCTTGGAGACGCTACAGCTCGATGTGACCGACCCCAGCTCCGTGGCAGCTGCCCGAGACCATGTGACTGAGGGCCGTGTGGACATCCTGG TATGTAATGCTGGTCGTGGCCTGCTCGGGCCACTGGAGGCCCACACAGTAGAGGCTGTGGGCGCCGTGCTGGACGTGAATGTGATGGGAACTATCCGAATGCTCCAAGCTTTCCTTCCCGACATGAAACGACGCCGATCTGGCCGGGTGCTTGTCACTGGGAGCGTTGGCGGGCTGATGG GCTTGCCCTTTAACGCAGTTTACTGTGCTAGCAAGTTTGCCCTGGAGGGTCTATGCGAGAGTTTGGCTGTGCTGCTGCTGCCCTTCGGAGTCCA CATTAGCCTCATAGAATGTGGCCCTGTACGCACCGCTTTCCAAGACAAGCTAGAGGGGGGTCCTGGCGGAGTACTGGGAAGCGCCGACTTGGAGACCCGGGCTCTCTTCTCCCGCTACCAGCGGCACTGTGAGCGGCTCTTCCGGGAGGCGGCACAGGACCCTGAAGACGTGGTGGAG GTGTTCATTCGAGCGCTCCGCGCCCCTTGCCCTGTCCTGCGCTATTTCAGCACTGAGCGATTTCTGCCACTAGCCGGACTCCGACTTTCTGATCCTGGAGGCTCTCAATACGTAGATGCCATGCACTGCTCTGTTTTTTCCGAGCCGGAAGAGGCCAGTAGTGAATCCTGTGCCCCTGAAGGCCCTTGA
- the LOC141539203 gene encoding alpha-N-acetylglucosaminidase-like yields MAAAAAVLACLLLSRAGADVAGDEAREAAAVRGLLSRLLGARAAAGFSVSVNRSLAPAPGADAFRLSGGGGGGTPVQVAGSSGVAAAAGLHRYLRAFCGCHVAWSGAQLRLPDPLPAVPAPLTESTPNRYRYYQNVCTQSYSFVWWGWERWEREIDWMALNGINLALAAVGQEAVWRRVYLTLGLNETEIDEYFTGPAFLAWERMGNLHSWAGPLSSSWHRKQSSLQYQILERMRSFGMKAVLPAFAGHVPKAFTRVFPQANVTHLGMWGHFNCTYSCSYLLGPEDPLLPVVGSLFLRELTQEYGTDHIYNADTFNEMEPPSSEPAYLAATTAAVYEVMIADLEALHKCELLS; encoded by the exons ATGGCGGCTGCCGCGGCGGTTCTCGCCTGCCTGCTCCTGAGCCGGGCGGGGGCCGATGTGGCTGGGGACGAGGCCCGCGAAGCAGCGGCCGTGCGGGGCCTGCTGTCGCGACTGCTGGGCGCGCGGGCGGCTGCCGGCTTCTCCGTGTCCGTGAATCGCTCCCTGGCGCCGGCCCCGGGCGCCGATGCGTTCCGCctgagcggcggcggcggcggcgggaccCCCGTGCAGGTGGCCGGCTCCAGCGGCGTGGCGGCCGCGGCCGGACTGCACCGCTACCTGCGCGCCTTCTGCGGCTGTCACGTGGCGTGGTCGGGCGCGCAGCTGCGCCTGCCCGACCCTCTGCCCGCAGTGCCCGCGCCGCTGACCGAGAGCACGCCCAACAG GTACCGCTATTACCAGAACGTGTGCACGCAGAGCTACTCCTTCGTGTGGTGGGGCTGGGAGCGCTGGGAGCGTGAGATCGACTGGATGGCCCTGAACGGCATCAACCTGGCGCTGGCCGCCGTCGGGCAGGAGGCCGTGTGGCGGAGG gtGTACTTGACCCTGGGCCTGaatgagacagagatagatgaGTACTTCACTGGCCCAGCCTTCCTGGCATGGGAGCGAATGGGCAACCTGCATAGCTGGGCTGGCCCCCTATCCTCCTCCTGGCATCGAAAGCAGTCTTCCCTGCAG tACCAGATTCTGGAGAGAATGAGATCTTTTGGGATGAAAGCAGTGCTTCCTGCATTTGCTGGACATGTCCCCAAGGCATTTACCAG GGTGTTCCCTCAGGCCAATGTCACCCATCTGGGCATGTGGGGCCACTTCAACTGTACTTACTCCTGCTCCTACCTTTTAGGCCCTGAAGACCCCTTGTTACCTGTGGTTGGGAGCCTCTTCCTGAGGGAGCTGACTCAGGAATATGGTACTGACCACATCTATAATGCTGATACCTTCAATGAAATGGAGCCCCCTTCCTCTGAGCCAGCTTACCTGGCTGCCACCACAGCTGCAGTCTATGAGGTCATGATTGCAG ATCTTGAAGCCCTCCATAAATGTGAACTGCTCTCATGA